Proteins encoded in a region of the Paucibacter sediminis genome:
- a CDS encoding sensor histidine kinase, producing MVFADSSSWRGLRFVFTPGWLARLQRRLLRPSFMVWLTLILLGAGLWLGQRWSERNGISQLNAVAAERLELYAAMLEAELARHAYLPSLIAIDEEVAAMLDAPGDAALRQRASLRLARINVRAGALMSFIANSQGQVLSSSQAQANVAVEPGVLKQALALNEAPGHFFAANREQASTEYYLVHPVRRGQRLQALIVVKLDLAPLEATWVDLGLRSQGEKLLVVDERGVVIMSSVPRWKYRVLGELDEQRRRELEASGRYAGATLEPIGLTPEVLEQEDSSLVPAPRDDADVGRRPRQLLAQQRAAVTAGVRLLALSDPSEVWAQARYAGWGGGAVGASVGMLALYLASRKRALLQLSRARDELQLAHGQLEGVVAERTRELRSTNEELKRQIAQRIQAEDELMQAGKLAVLGQMSTGITHEINQPLTALRALSRNSLQLLEKGRHQSVADNLRMIDDVVERMSRITRQLKSFARKAEVVYAPVSLAEAVTNVRLLMEHRIESEGVRLRVEVHEELLVHCDGNRLEQVLVNLLANALDAVKDSNERWVGISAARAGDRVVVRVSDTGTGMDDAAIARLFEPFFTTKPAGQGLGLGLVISTKIVHEFGGTLRARRGPHAAGMSFVFDLKAVDRDAHV from the coding sequence ATGGTGTTCGCAGATTCCTCCTCCTGGCGCGGCCTGCGCTTTGTCTTCACGCCCGGCTGGCTGGCCCGGCTGCAGCGGCGGCTGTTGCGCCCCAGCTTCATGGTCTGGCTGACCCTGATCCTCTTGGGCGCCGGGCTCTGGCTGGGCCAGCGCTGGAGCGAGCGCAACGGCATCTCACAGCTCAACGCGGTGGCGGCCGAGCGCCTGGAGCTGTATGCGGCCATGCTCGAGGCCGAACTGGCCCGCCACGCCTATCTGCCCAGCCTGATCGCCATCGACGAGGAGGTGGCGGCAATGCTCGACGCCCCCGGCGACGCCGCGCTGCGCCAGCGCGCCAGCCTGCGCCTGGCGCGCATCAATGTGCGTGCCGGCGCGCTGATGAGCTTCATCGCCAACTCCCAGGGCCAGGTCTTGTCCAGCAGCCAGGCCCAGGCCAATGTGGCGGTGGAGCCGGGGGTGCTGAAGCAGGCGCTGGCGCTCAACGAGGCGCCCGGCCATTTCTTTGCGGCCAACCGTGAGCAGGCCAGCACCGAGTACTACCTGGTGCATCCGGTGCGCCGCGGCCAGCGCCTGCAGGCGCTGATCGTGGTGAAGCTGGACCTCGCGCCGCTGGAAGCCACCTGGGTGGACCTGGGGTTGCGCTCGCAGGGCGAGAAGCTGCTGGTGGTGGATGAGCGCGGCGTCGTCATCATGTCCTCGGTGCCGCGCTGGAAGTACCGTGTGCTGGGCGAACTCGACGAACAACGCCGGCGCGAGCTCGAGGCCAGCGGACGCTATGCCGGCGCGACGCTGGAGCCCATCGGCCTGACACCCGAGGTGCTGGAGCAGGAAGACAGCAGCCTGGTGCCGGCGCCGCGCGACGATGCCGATGTCGGCCGCCGGCCACGCCAGCTGCTGGCGCAGCAGCGCGCCGCGGTGACCGCCGGCGTGCGCCTGCTGGCGCTGTCCGACCCCAGCGAGGTCTGGGCCCAGGCGCGCTATGCCGGCTGGGGCGGCGGCGCGGTGGGCGCCAGCGTGGGCATGCTGGCGCTCTACCTGGCCTCGCGCAAGCGCGCGCTGCTGCAGCTCTCGCGCGCCCGCGACGAGCTGCAGCTCGCGCATGGCCAGCTGGAGGGGGTGGTGGCCGAGCGCACGCGCGAGCTGCGCAGCACCAACGAGGAGCTGAAGCGCCAGATCGCGCAGCGCATCCAGGCCGAGGACGAGCTGATGCAGGCCGGCAAGCTGGCGGTGCTGGGCCAGATGTCCACCGGCATCACGCACGAGATCAACCAGCCGCTCACCGCGCTGCGCGCGCTCTCGCGCAACAGCCTGCAGCTGCTGGAAAAGGGGCGCCACCAGTCGGTGGCCGACAACCTGCGCATGATCGACGACGTGGTCGAGCGCATGAGCCGCATCACGCGCCAGCTGAAGAGCTTTGCGCGCAAGGCCGAGGTGGTCTATGCGCCGGTCTCGCTGGCCGAGGCGGTGACCAATGTGCGCCTGCTGATGGAGCACCGCATCGAATCCGAGGGCGTGCGCCTGCGCGTCGAGGTGCACGAGGAGCTGCTGGTGCATTGCGACGGCAACCGCCTCGAGCAGGTGCTGGTGAACCTGCTGGCGAACGCGCTCGACGCGGTGAAGGATTCGAACGAGCGCTGGGTCGGCATCAGCGCGGCGCGCGCCGGCGACCGCGTGGTGGTGCGCGTCAGCGATACCGGCACCGGCATGGACGACGCCGCGATCGCGCGCCTGTTCGAGCCCTTCTTCACCACCAAGCCGGCCGGCCAGGGGCTCGGCCTGGGCCTGGTGATCTCAACGAAAATCGTGCACGAGTTCGGCGGCACGCTGCGGGCGCGTCGCGGCCCGCATGCCGCCGGGATGAGTTTTGTTTTCGACCTCAAGGCGGTCGACAGGGATGCCCATGTTTGA
- a CDS encoding branched-chain amino acid ABC transporter permease: protein METFLQQIINGLVLGSMYALVALGYTMVYGIINLINFAHGEILMVGALVSWTVVSALADTGLPGWALMLVALLCAIVVCTLLNFAVERIAYRPLRNAPRLAPLITAMGMSLLLQTLAMIVWKPNPKPFPLLLPSVAIDLGGPVITVTQILILVITVIILGGLLWLVNHTKLGRAMRATAENPRVAGLMGVKPDVVISATFVIGAALAAVAGLMWAANYGTVQHSMGFMPGLKAFTAAVLGGIGNLAGAMLGGVVLGLIEAIGAGYLGDLTGGVLGSHYADIFAFVALILVLTLRPSGLLGERVADRA, encoded by the coding sequence ATGGAGACTTTTTTGCAACAGATCATCAATGGTCTGGTGCTCGGGAGCATGTATGCACTCGTGGCACTGGGCTACACGATGGTCTACGGCATCATCAACCTGATCAATTTCGCCCATGGCGAGATCCTCATGGTCGGGGCACTCGTGAGCTGGACCGTGGTCAGCGCCCTGGCTGACACCGGCCTGCCGGGCTGGGCCCTGATGTTGGTGGCACTGCTGTGCGCCATCGTCGTGTGTACCCTGCTCAATTTCGCGGTCGAACGCATTGCCTACCGGCCGCTGCGCAATGCGCCTCGCCTGGCACCGCTGATCACCGCGATGGGCATGTCGCTGCTGCTGCAGACCCTGGCGATGATCGTCTGGAAGCCCAATCCCAAGCCCTTCCCGCTGCTGCTGCCCTCGGTGGCGATCGACCTGGGCGGGCCGGTGATCACGGTCACGCAGATCCTGATCCTGGTCATCACCGTCATCATCCTGGGCGGCCTGCTCTGGCTGGTGAACCACACCAAGCTGGGCCGCGCGATGCGCGCCACCGCCGAGAACCCGCGCGTGGCCGGCCTGATGGGTGTGAAGCCCGATGTGGTGATCTCGGCCACCTTCGTGATCGGTGCGGCGCTGGCCGCCGTTGCCGGCCTGATGTGGGCGGCCAACTACGGCACCGTGCAGCACTCGATGGGCTTCATGCCCGGCCTGAAGGCCTTCACCGCCGCGGTGCTGGGCGGCATCGGTAACCTCGCCGGTGCGATGCTGGGCGGGGTGGTGCTGGGCCTGATCGAGGCCATCGGTGCCGGCTACCTGGGTGACCTCACCGGCGGCGTGCTGGGCAGCCATTACGCCGACATCTTCGCCTTCGTGGCGCTGATCCTGGTGCTGACCCTGCGCCCCTCGGGCCTGCTGGGCGAGCGCGTGGCCGATCGTGCCTAA
- a CDS encoding ABC transporter permease subunit, which produces MQNNKLFVFLAAAIGLLIVPLFVQQLGNGPVRILDLALLYVMLALGLNIVVGYAGLLDLGYVAFYAVGSYMFALLASPHLSENFESILAMFPGGLHSPLWVIIPLGAGLAGLFGVLLGAPTLKLRGDYLAIVTLGFGEIIRVFLNNLEHPVNITNGPRGIGQIDAIHFFGIDLGKPLEVFGFTLPSVTLYYYLFLALVVFTVIICYRLENSRIGRAWMAIREDEIAAKAMGINTRNLKLLAFGMGATFGGVAGSMFASFQGFVSPESFSLQESVMIVAMVVLGGIGHIPGVILGALLLSALPEVLRYVAGPLQEMTGGRLDAAILRQLLVALAMIGIMLSRPRGLWPAREHGKGAPQPVSK; this is translated from the coding sequence ATGCAAAACAACAAACTGTTCGTCTTTCTGGCGGCCGCCATCGGCCTGCTGATCGTGCCGCTGTTCGTGCAGCAGCTGGGCAACGGCCCGGTGCGCATCCTGGACCTGGCCCTGCTCTATGTGATGCTGGCCCTGGGTCTGAACATCGTGGTGGGCTACGCGGGCCTGCTAGACCTGGGCTATGTGGCCTTCTACGCGGTGGGCTCCTATATGTTCGCGCTGCTGGCCAGCCCGCACCTGAGCGAGAACTTCGAGTCCATCCTGGCGATGTTCCCGGGCGGCCTGCATTCGCCGCTGTGGGTCATCATCCCGCTGGGGGCAGGTCTTGCCGGCTTGTTCGGCGTCTTGCTCGGCGCACCGACGCTGAAGCTGCGCGGCGACTACCTGGCCATCGTGACCCTGGGCTTCGGTGAAATCATCCGCGTGTTCCTCAACAATCTGGAACACCCGGTCAATATCACCAACGGCCCGCGCGGCATCGGCCAGATCGACGCGATCCACTTCTTCGGCATCGACCTCGGCAAGCCGCTGGAAGTGTTCGGCTTCACGCTGCCGTCGGTGACGCTGTATTACTACCTGTTCCTGGCGCTGGTGGTGTTCACCGTGATCATCTGCTATCGCCTCGAGAACTCGCGCATCGGCCGCGCCTGGATGGCGATCCGCGAGGACGAGATCGCCGCCAAGGCGATGGGCATCAACACCCGCAACCTGAAGCTGCTGGCCTTCGGCATGGGCGCCACCTTCGGCGGCGTGGCGGGTTCGATGTTCGCGTCCTTCCAGGGCTTCGTGTCGCCCGAGTCCTTCAGCCTGCAGGAGTCGGTGATGATCGTGGCCATGGTGGTGCTGGGCGGCATCGGCCATATCCCGGGCGTGATCCTGGGTGCGCTCTTGCTGTCGGCGCTGCCCGAGGTGCTGCGCTATGTGGCCGGCCCGCTGCAGGAGATGACCGGTGGCCGCCTGGACGCCGCCATCCTGCGCCAGCTGCTGGTGGCGCTGGCGATGATCGGCATCATGCTCTCGCGCCCGCGCGGCCTCTGGCCCGCGCGAGAACACGGCAAGGGTGCGCCCCAGCCGGTGAGCAAGTGA
- a CDS encoding ABC transporter ATP-binding protein, which translates to MSQQETVLKVAGVSKRFGGLQALSEVGIQINKGQVYGLIGPNGAGKTTFFNVITGLYTPDAGTFELGGAPYAPTAVHQVAKTGIARTFQNIRLFAEMTALENVMVGRHVRTGSGLIGAVFRTPGFKAEEAAIAKRAQELLDYVGIGKYAEFKARTLSYGDQRRLEIARALATDPKLIALDEPAAGMNATEKVVLRELIDRIRNDGRTILLIEHDVKLVMGLCDRVTVLDYGKQIAEGTPADVQRNEKVIEAYLGAGHKAH; encoded by the coding sequence ATGAGCCAACAAGAAACCGTATTGAAAGTCGCCGGCGTCTCCAAGCGCTTTGGCGGCCTGCAAGCCCTCTCCGAGGTGGGCATCCAGATCAACAAGGGCCAGGTCTATGGCCTGATCGGCCCCAATGGCGCCGGCAAGACCACCTTCTTCAACGTCATCACCGGCCTCTACACGCCCGACGCGGGGACCTTCGAGCTGGGCGGCGCGCCCTATGCGCCGACGGCGGTGCACCAGGTTGCCAAGACCGGCATTGCGCGCACCTTCCAGAACATCCGCCTGTTCGCCGAGATGACGGCGCTGGAGAACGTGATGGTGGGCCGCCATGTGCGCACCGGCTCGGGCCTCATCGGCGCGGTGTTTCGCACCCCCGGCTTCAAGGCCGAGGAGGCCGCGATCGCCAAGCGTGCCCAGGAGCTGCTCGATTACGTGGGCATCGGCAAGTACGCGGAGTTCAAGGCGCGCACCCTGAGCTATGGCGACCAGCGCCGCCTGGAGATTGCGCGCGCGCTGGCCACCGACCCCAAGCTGATTGCGCTGGACGAACCGGCCGCCGGCATGAACGCCACCGAGAAGGTGGTGCTGCGCGAGCTGATCGACCGCATCCGCAACGACGGCCGCACCATCCTCTTGATCGAGCATGACGTCAAGCTGGTGATGGGGCTGTGCGACCGTGTCACCGTGCTGGACTATGGCAAGCAGATTGCCGAAGGCACGCCGGCCGATGTGCAGCGCAACGAGAAGGTGATCGAGGCCTATCTGGGCGCCGGTCACAAGGCCCATTAA
- a CDS encoding ABC transporter ATP-binding protein, which yields MADNNILLKVGGLKVAYGGIQAVKGVSFEVRQGELVSLIGANGAGKTTTLKAVTGLQPVADGEIEYLGKSIKGQGAWDLVKQGLVMVPEGRGTFTRMTITENLQMGAYIRNDKAEILADIDKVFGIFPRLKERRNQLAGTMSGGEQQMLAMGRALMARPKVLLLDEPSMGLSPIMVDKIFEVVNDIHGQGVTILLVEQNASRALAAANRGYVMESGIVTMTGEGKHLLNDPKVRAAYLGE from the coding sequence ATGGCAGACAACAACATCCTGCTCAAGGTCGGTGGCCTCAAGGTCGCGTACGGCGGCATCCAGGCCGTCAAGGGCGTGAGCTTCGAGGTGCGCCAGGGCGAACTGGTGAGCCTGATCGGCGCCAATGGCGCCGGCAAGACCACCACGCTGAAGGCCGTGACCGGCCTGCAGCCGGTGGCCGACGGCGAGATCGAATACCTGGGCAAGTCCATCAAGGGCCAGGGCGCCTGGGACCTGGTCAAGCAGGGCCTGGTGATGGTGCCGGAAGGGCGCGGCACCTTCACCCGCATGACCATCACCGAGAACCTGCAGATGGGCGCCTACATCCGCAACGACAAGGCCGAGATCCTGGCCGATATCGACAAGGTGTTCGGCATCTTCCCGCGCCTGAAGGAGCGTCGCAACCAGCTGGCCGGCACCATGTCGGGTGGCGAGCAGCAGATGCTGGCGATGGGCCGTGCGCTGATGGCGCGCCCCAAGGTGCTCTTGCTGGACGAACCCTCGATGGGCCTCTCGCCCATCATGGTGGACAAGATCTTCGAGGTGGTGAACGACATCCACGGCCAGGGCGTGACCATTCTGCTGGTGGAGCAGAACGCCAGCCGGGCGCTGGCGGCCGCGAATCGCGGCTATGTGATGGAAAGCGGCATCGTCACCATGACCGGCGAAGGCAAGCATCTGCTCAACGACCCCAAGGTGCGCGCCGCCTACCTCGGCGAGTGA
- a CDS encoding branched-chain amino acid ABC transporter substrate-binding protein: protein MKPTLIAAAAMLLGAPAMAQDLVVKIGHVGPTSGAIAHLGKDNELGARMAIDELNAKGVTIGGKKAKFELLAEDDAGDPKQGTAAAQKLMDSKVNGVIGHLNSGTSIPASKVYSDAGVPQISPSATNPKFTRNGYKTAFRVVADDVHLGGTLGKYAVKELKGQSIAVIDDRTAYGQGVADEFEKGVKASGGKVVGREFTNDKATDFTAILTSLKAKKPDVVFFGGMDAVAGPMLRQMKQLGIEAKFMGGDGICSGELPKLAAGTMGDGQVVCAEAGGVEGESKKSMEGFKAKFKEKYKVDVQIYAPYVYDAVNVMVAAMVKAGSAEPAKYLPVLAKTDGYKGVTGTIGFDGKGDIKNGALTLFTYKGGAREQIAVVR from the coding sequence ATGAAACCCACCCTGATTGCCGCTGCGGCCATGCTGCTCGGCGCGCCCGCGATGGCGCAAGACCTGGTCGTGAAGATCGGCCATGTCGGCCCCACCAGCGGCGCGATTGCCCACCTGGGCAAGGACAATGAGTTGGGCGCGCGCATGGCCATCGATGAGCTGAACGCCAAGGGCGTCACCATCGGCGGCAAGAAGGCCAAGTTCGAACTGCTGGCCGAAGACGACGCGGGCGACCCGAAGCAGGGCACGGCCGCGGCCCAGAAGCTGATGGACTCCAAGGTCAACGGCGTGATCGGCCACCTGAACTCGGGCACCTCGATCCCCGCGTCCAAGGTGTATAGCGACGCTGGCGTGCCGCAGATCAGCCCCTCGGCGACCAACCCCAAGTTCACCCGCAACGGCTACAAGACCGCTTTCCGCGTGGTGGCCGACGACGTGCACCTGGGCGGCACGCTGGGCAAGTACGCCGTGAAGGAACTCAAGGGCCAGTCGATCGCCGTGATCGATGACCGCACCGCGTACGGCCAGGGCGTGGCCGACGAGTTCGAAAAGGGCGTGAAGGCCTCCGGCGGCAAGGTCGTCGGTCGCGAATTCACCAACGACAAGGCCACGGACTTCACCGCCATCCTGACCTCCTTGAAGGCCAAGAAGCCCGATGTGGTCTTCTTCGGCGGCATGGACGCGGTGGCCGGCCCGATGCTGCGCCAGATGAAGCAGCTGGGCATCGAAGCCAAGTTCATGGGCGGCGACGGCATCTGCTCGGGCGAGCTGCCCAAGCTGGCCGCGGGCACCATGGGTGACGGCCAGGTGGTGTGCGCCGAGGCTGGTGGCGTGGAAGGCGAATCCAAGAAGTCGATGGAAGGCTTCAAGGCCAAGTTCAAGGAAAAGTACAAGGTGGACGTGCAGATCTACGCCCCCTATGTGTATGACGCCGTGAACGTGATGGTGGCGGCGATGGTGAAGGCCGGCTCGGCCGAACCTGCCAAGTACCTGCCGGTGCTGGCCAAGACCGACGGTTACAAGGGCGTGACCGGCACGATCGGCTTCGACGGCAAGGGCGACATCAAGAATGGCGCGCTGACCCTGTTCACCTACAAGGGCGGTGCGCGCGAGCAGATCGCCGTGGTGCGCTAA
- the edd gene encoding phosphogluconate dehydratase, giving the protein MTTKTARLISEVTARIQARSAATRERYLAQVAQLAGRKRGVERMGCANVAHAFAAMPANDKLRIVAEKAPHLGIVTAYNDMLSAHQPYEHYPELIRAEAHAQGATVQVAGGTPAMCDGVTQGLPGMELSLFSRDSIAMSTAIALSHDVFDGALLLGICDKIVPGLLIGALHFGHLPCVFVPAGPMSSGISNSEKAKVRELYAQGKVGREELLKSESAAYHGAGTCTFYGTANSNQMLLEAMGLHLPGAAFVHPQDDLREQLTRAAVRQALSITAKGNYTPIGRLVDERCIVNAMVALLATGGSTNHLIHWVAVARSAGILIDWTDFSELSAAVPLLARVYPNGSADVNQFQAAGGPGFVIRELLQAGLMHEDVLTVAGPSLQAYGRVPSLGADGKPQWQALPEGSSDEGVVRTAAAPFSASGGLKLLAGNLGRAVIKVSAVPEDRHVIEAPARIFTDQESMQAAFKAGELDRDVVVVVRFQGPQANGMPELHKLTPPLAVLQGKGFKVALVTDGRMSGASGKVPAAIHVSPEALAGGPLAMLRDGDLVRMDAVSGELQALVPEAEWAQRALASIAPEQQAENGAGLGRELFAGLRRNVKSAEEGAISWL; this is encoded by the coding sequence ATGACAACCAAGACCGCTCGCTTGATCAGCGAGGTCACCGCGCGCATCCAGGCGCGCAGCGCCGCCACCCGTGAGCGCTATCTGGCCCAGGTGGCACAGCTGGCCGGCCGCAAGCGCGGCGTGGAACGCATGGGCTGCGCGAATGTGGCGCATGCCTTTGCCGCCATGCCCGCCAACGACAAGCTGCGCATCGTGGCCGAGAAGGCGCCGCATCTGGGCATCGTCACCGCCTACAACGACATGCTCTCGGCCCACCAGCCCTACGAGCATTACCCCGAGCTGATACGCGCCGAGGCCCATGCCCAAGGCGCCACCGTGCAGGTGGCAGGCGGCACGCCGGCGATGTGCGATGGCGTCACGCAAGGCCTGCCCGGCATGGAGCTGAGCCTGTTCTCGCGCGACAGCATCGCCATGAGCACCGCCATCGCGCTGAGTCACGATGTCTTCGATGGCGCGCTGCTCTTGGGCATCTGCGACAAGATCGTGCCGGGGCTCTTGATCGGCGCGCTGCATTTCGGCCATCTGCCCTGCGTGTTCGTGCCCGCCGGCCCGATGAGCAGCGGCATCTCCAACAGCGAGAAGGCCAAGGTGCGCGAGCTTTACGCACAAGGCAAGGTGGGGCGCGAGGAGCTGCTGAAGAGCGAGTCCGCCGCCTACCATGGCGCCGGCACCTGCACCTTCTACGGCACCGCCAACAGCAACCAGATGCTGCTGGAGGCCATGGGCCTGCACCTGCCGGGCGCGGCCTTCGTGCACCCGCAGGACGACTTGCGTGAGCAGCTCACACGCGCCGCGGTGCGCCAGGCCCTCAGCATCACCGCCAAGGGCAACTACACGCCGATCGGCCGCCTGGTGGACGAGCGCTGCATCGTCAACGCCATGGTCGCGCTGCTCGCCACCGGCGGCTCCACCAACCACCTGATCCATTGGGTGGCGGTGGCGCGCTCGGCCGGCATCCTGATCGACTGGACCGATTTCTCCGAGCTCTCGGCCGCCGTGCCGCTGCTGGCGCGCGTCTATCCGAACGGCAGCGCCGATGTGAACCAGTTCCAGGCCGCGGGCGGCCCCGGCTTCGTGATCCGCGAGCTGCTGCAGGCCGGCCTGATGCACGAGGACGTGCTGACCGTCGCCGGCCCCAGCCTGCAGGCCTATGGCCGCGTGCCCAGCCTGGGTGCCGATGGCAAGCCGCAGTGGCAGGCGCTGCCCGAGGGCTCCAGCGACGAGGGCGTGGTGCGTACGGCGGCCGCCCCCTTCAGCGCCAGCGGCGGCCTCAAGCTGCTGGCCGGCAATCTGGGCCGTGCCGTCATCAAGGTCTCGGCGGTGCCGGAAGACCGCCATGTGATCGAGGCGCCGGCGCGCATCTTCACCGATCAGGAATCCATGCAGGCGGCCTTCAAGGCCGGCGAGCTGGACCGCGACGTGGTGGTGGTGGTGCGCTTCCAGGGCCCGCAGGCCAATGGCATGCCCGAGCTGCACAAGCTCACGCCGCCGCTGGCGGTGCTGCAGGGCAAGGGCTTCAAGGTCGCGCTGGTGACCGACGGCCGCATGAGCGGCGCCTCCGGCAAGGTGCCGGCCGCCATCCATGTGAGCCCCGAGGCACTGGCAGGCGGCCCCTTGGCCATGCTGCGCGATGGCGATCTGGTGCGCATGGATGCCGTCAGCGGCGAGCTGCAGGCCCTGGTGCCCGAGGCCGAGTGGGCGCAGCGCGCGCTTGCCAGCATCGCGCCCGAGCAGCAGGCCGAGAACGGCGCCGGCCTCGGCCGCGAGCTGTTCGCCGGGCTGCGCCGCAACGTCAAGAGCGCCGAAGAAGGCGCCATTTCTTGGCTCTAA
- a CDS encoding bifunctional 4-hydroxy-2-oxoglutarate aldolase/2-dehydro-3-deoxy-phosphogluconate aldolase: MSDARTLSLAAHGPVIPVIVIQRLEDAVPLAQALVAGGVRVLEVTLRTPVALAAMEAMARAVPEAIVGAGTLRTVADVVAAKNAGCQFGVSPGYTDAMGAACQAQDLPLLPGVSTASEVMQANAAGYGFLKLFPATAVGGVNLLKALAGPFPDVAFCPTGGITPESAPQFLALPNVKVCGGSWLTPADAIEAGDWARITRLAQATHALRG, encoded by the coding sequence ATGAGCGACGCAAGAACTCTCAGCCTGGCCGCCCACGGCCCCGTGATCCCGGTGATCGTGATCCAGCGCCTGGAAGATGCCGTGCCGCTGGCCCAGGCCTTGGTGGCCGGCGGCGTGCGTGTGCTGGAAGTGACGCTGCGCACGCCGGTGGCGCTGGCGGCGATGGAGGCGATGGCGCGCGCCGTGCCCGAGGCCATCGTCGGCGCCGGCACCCTGCGTACGGTGGCCGATGTGGTGGCGGCCAAGAACGCCGGCTGCCAGTTCGGCGTCAGCCCCGGCTATACCGACGCCATGGGTGCGGCCTGCCAGGCGCAAGACCTGCCCCTCCTGCCCGGCGTGTCCACCGCCAGCGAGGTGATGCAGGCGAACGCCGCGGGCTATGGCTTTCTCAAGCTGTTCCCGGCCACCGCGGTGGGTGGGGTGAACCTGCTCAAGGCGCTGGCGGGGCCCTTCCCGGACGTGGCTTTCTGCCCCACCGGCGGCATCACGCCCGAAAGTGCGCCGCAATTCCTGGCGCTGCCGAATGTGAAGGTCTGCGGCGGCTCCTGGCTGACGCCGGCCGATGCCATCGAGGCCGGCGACTGGGCCCGCATCACGCGCCTGGCCCAGGCCACGCACGCCTTGCGGGGCTGA
- a CDS encoding PaaI family thioesterase: MDARTNPAPSAADELLAQWQADEATVRARLRPEHGLARPEQLAGLTGLQQMQALLNGEFPPAPISHTLDFCLIEVAHGRAVFQGRPQRKHYNPLGTVHGGWFATLLDSALGCAVHTSLEPGRAYTTLEFKVNLVRALSDRVPLVRAIGEVTHGGRQVATAEARLVGHDGKLYAHASTTCLVFEARA; encoded by the coding sequence ATGGACGCACGCACAAACCCAGCCCCCTCCGCGGCGGACGAACTGCTGGCCCAATGGCAGGCCGACGAGGCCACGGTACGCGCCCGGCTGCGCCCGGAGCATGGACTGGCGCGGCCCGAGCAGCTGGCGGGCCTGACCGGCCTGCAGCAGATGCAAGCCCTGCTGAACGGCGAATTCCCGCCGGCGCCGATTTCGCACACCCTGGACTTCTGCCTCATCGAGGTGGCGCATGGCCGCGCGGTATTCCAGGGCCGGCCACAGCGCAAGCATTACAACCCGCTGGGCACCGTGCATGGCGGCTGGTTCGCCACCCTGCTCGATTCGGCGCTGGGCTGCGCGGTGCACACCAGCCTGGAGCCGGGGCGCGCCTACACCACGCTGGAGTTCAAGGTGAACCTGGTGCGGGCGCTGTCAGACCGCGTGCCGCTGGTGCGCGCGATCGGCGAGGTCACCCATGGCGGGCGCCAGGTGGCCACCGCCGAGGCGCGCCTGGTGGGGCATGACGGCAAGCTCTATGCCCATGCCAGCACCACCTGCCTGGTGTTCGAAGCCAGGGCCTGA
- a CDS encoding MarR family winged helix-turn-helix transcriptional regulator, which translates to MSSKPATAAKPAPKQGPQGCTNFKLRQLTRLVSQHCETHFAETGLKTTQYSLLAHIDQLGPVQPSELARRMDLDVSTLSRNVQGLVAAGLVELAEGDDARSHRLQLTEAGRAKRQAMKGSWKRAQLSLNDRLGDAKVAQLHALLDECLELMRG; encoded by the coding sequence ATGTCAAGCAAACCCGCGACAGCAGCAAAGCCCGCGCCGAAGCAAGGCCCGCAGGGCTGCACCAATTTCAAGCTGCGCCAGCTGACGCGGCTGGTGTCGCAGCATTGCGAGACCCATTTCGCCGAGACCGGGCTCAAGACCACGCAGTACTCGCTGCTCGCCCACATCGACCAGCTCGGCCCGGTGCAGCCCAGCGAGCTGGCGCGGCGCATGGATCTGGACGTCTCCACGCTCTCGCGCAATGTGCAGGGCCTGGTGGCAGCCGGGCTGGTGGAACTGGCCGAGGGCGATGACGCGCGCAGCCACCGCCTGCAGCTGACCGAGGCCGGCCGCGCCAAGCGCCAGGCCATGAAGGGCAGCTGGAAGCGTGCCCAGCTCTCGCTCAACGACAGGCTGGGCGATGCCAAGGTCGCGCAGCTGCATGCCCTGCTGGACGAGTGCCTGGAGCTGATGCGCGGCTGA